In Sporosarcina psychrophila, a genomic segment contains:
- a CDS encoding ThiF family adenylyltransferase: MENRYTRQTLFKPIGKHGQDKLSSSHVVVIGCGALGSAVSETLVRGGVRKLTIADRDYVEPSNLQRQQLFTEKDARDGIPKVVAAEARLKMIREDIEIVTVLDHVDGSIMEQIIDDADLIMDATDNFETRLLINDIAWKKDIPWIYGACVGSSGTVFPFIPGESACFRCLLPVLPSVNETCDTSGIIAPAVQITAAHQSAEALKWLTGNKDAMRKKLFHFDVWNNTHIEAGISRMRNEVCETCGNKPTFPALHRAEDTGYAVLCGRGTVQIIPNANRTLTIEDGETVAKRLGSPYKVTPFFVEFNADSYRCILFGNGRLLIHGLKDIKIGRKLYHQFFG; this comes from the coding sequence TTGGAAAATCGCTATACAAGGCAAACGCTGTTCAAACCAATTGGTAAACATGGGCAGGACAAGTTAAGTTCTTCCCACGTTGTTGTCATTGGGTGTGGAGCTTTAGGTTCAGCTGTTTCAGAGACACTTGTCCGTGGTGGAGTGCGAAAACTGACGATTGCAGATCGAGATTATGTAGAACCGTCTAACTTGCAAAGACAACAGCTGTTTACCGAAAAAGATGCACGGGACGGCATACCAAAAGTGGTTGCTGCTGAAGCTCGTTTGAAAATGATTAGGGAAGACATTGAAATCGTAACCGTGCTTGATCATGTGGATGGATCCATTATGGAACAAATTATTGATGACGCTGATTTAATCATGGATGCGACGGATAACTTTGAAACGCGTCTGTTGATAAATGATATTGCATGGAAAAAAGATATTCCCTGGATTTATGGTGCGTGTGTAGGCAGTTCAGGTACAGTTTTTCCATTCATTCCAGGCGAGTCAGCTTGTTTCCGCTGTTTGCTACCGGTTTTACCGTCGGTTAATGAAACGTGTGATACGTCAGGAATCATTGCGCCTGCTGTTCAAATTACGGCGGCACATCAAAGTGCAGAAGCGCTGAAATGGTTAACGGGGAATAAAGATGCAATGCGCAAGAAGCTATTCCATTTTGATGTATGGAACAATACGCATATAGAAGCAGGGATTTCCCGTATGCGAAACGAAGTATGTGAGACATGCGGAAATAAACCGACCTTCCCGGCGTTGCATCGAGCAGAAGATACAGGATACGCAGTGTTATGCGGTAGGGGTACAGTGCAAATCATTCCGAATGCAAACCGCACATTGACGATTGAGGATGGGGAAACAGTCGCTAAAAGGCTGGGGTCACCCTATAAAGTGACACCATTTTTTGTGGAATTTAATGCAGATAGTTATCGCTGTATTCTATTTGGCAATGGTCGTTTGTTAATTCATGGATTAAAGGATATAAAGATAGGACGTAAATTGTACCATCAATTTTTTGGATGA
- a CDS encoding MFS transporter yields MNKKLQLPLQTANLVVGFMVWVLISSLLPFIREDIAIPAEKLAIVTAVPVVLGSILRIPLGYYANIFGARIIFFVSFILLLFPVFYISAASTFADLIVGGTFLGIGGAVFSVGVTSLPKYYPKEKHGLVNGIYGMGNMGTAISTFAAPVIATQVGWSMTVKFYLVLLLIFAALNFIFGDKQEVKVKTPILEQIKGVYKNEKLWFFSLFYFITFGSFVAFTIFLPNFLVTYFELEKVDAGMRTAGFIAVATFLRPVGGWLADKFQPLFLLMGVFAGLTFAAIILAFSPTIALYTAGSMLIAVAAGIGNGVIFKLVPFYFNKQAGIANGIVSMMGGLGGFFPPLLLSIIHSMTGSYSIGFMAFSQVALASLVLVIWLYYMDRLSMSAEVFNSTGQGILVTDASGTIQSVNPAFTRLTGYTEEEVIGSNPNMYSSGRHSKEFYTSMWSQIGQDGLWQGEIWNKRKNGEEYLELLSISAVKDGSGDVTRYVGTFSDITPRG; encoded by the coding sequence ATGAATAAAAAATTACAACTTCCATTACAGACGGCGAACTTAGTAGTCGGTTTTATGGTATGGGTACTCATATCCTCACTATTGCCATTCATCCGGGAAGATATTGCTATTCCTGCCGAAAAACTTGCGATTGTAACTGCTGTTCCGGTCGTTTTGGGATCTATCCTTAGAATTCCACTTGGCTATTATGCAAATATATTTGGCGCAAGAATTATCTTTTTTGTGAGTTTCATATTACTCCTGTTTCCGGTATTTTACATAAGTGCTGCTTCAACGTTCGCGGATTTGATCGTTGGCGGTACGTTCCTCGGAATCGGGGGGGCTGTATTCTCAGTGGGTGTAACATCGCTACCTAAGTATTACCCGAAAGAGAAGCATGGTCTCGTCAATGGTATTTACGGTATGGGGAATATGGGTACTGCAATTTCAACGTTTGCTGCACCGGTAATTGCCACACAAGTCGGTTGGTCAATGACCGTCAAATTCTATCTCGTACTGTTGCTTATCTTCGCGGCCTTGAATTTCATATTTGGTGACAAGCAAGAAGTGAAAGTGAAAACACCGATACTTGAGCAAATTAAAGGCGTTTATAAAAATGAAAAACTGTGGTTCTTCTCATTATTTTATTTCATTACATTCGGTTCATTTGTTGCATTTACAATATTTTTACCGAACTTTTTGGTCACGTACTTCGAACTGGAAAAAGTGGATGCAGGAATGCGGACTGCGGGTTTCATTGCAGTGGCAACATTCCTGCGCCCGGTCGGAGGATGGCTTGCTGACAAATTCCAACCGTTGTTCTTATTGATGGGTGTCTTTGCGGGACTTACATTTGCGGCTATTATTCTCGCGTTTTCACCTACTATTGCATTATATACAGCGGGAAGTATGTTAATTGCTGTTGCAGCAGGAATAGGTAATGGTGTAATCTTCAAACTCGTTCCGTTTTACTTCAACAAACAAGCTGGAATTGCTAATGGGATTGTATCGATGATGGGGGGGCTTGGAGGATTCTTCCCACCTTTACTACTATCCATTATTCATTCGATGACAGGTTCCTATTCAATCGGTTTCATGGCATTCTCTCAAGTTGCACTTGCGAGCTTGGTCCTTGTCATTTGGCTTTATTATATGGATCGACTTAGCATGTCTGCAGAAGTCTTCAATTCAACGGGTCAAGGGATTCTTGTAACAGATGCTTCGGGAACAATTCAGTCTGTGAATCCTGCTTTTACAAGGCTGACAGGATATACCGAAGAAGAAGTGATTGGAAGTAATCCGAATATGTACAGTTCAGGTAGACACTCGAAAGAATTCTACACGTCTATGTGGAGTCAAATTGGTCAAGATGGATTATGGCAAGGTGAAATATGGAATAAACGCAAAAATGGCGAAGAATACCTTGAACTGCTGTCAATTAGCGCGGTGAAGGATGGTTCCGGAGATGTAACTCGTTACGTCGGCACATTCAGTGATATAACGCCGCGAGGCTAA
- a CDS encoding hemerythrin domain-containing protein has protein sequence MAEAQKFKFDLPALRVLENEHRYLEYLMSGWHTIVLAFERDIYTVKEGHEALKSLRKLIVDFIEPLKNHTDKEEEFLFPMLAQYVGSEQGPVNATEEEHGEIDAYIGHFLHHTRGNVNHFTLEEMKKVVQDAAEAFEVITVHFVKEESVLFLMVNNILNIKEQDKLYEQLYTSIL, from the coding sequence ATGGCTGAGGCACAAAAGTTCAAGTTCGACTTACCAGCTTTACGTGTGCTTGAAAATGAACATCGCTATTTAGAGTATTTAATGAGTGGCTGGCATACAATTGTTCTGGCTTTTGAACGGGATATCTATACTGTCAAAGAAGGCCATGAAGCACTGAAGTCACTTCGGAAACTCATCGTTGATTTCATTGAACCGTTAAAGAATCATACAGACAAAGAAGAAGAATTTTTGTTCCCAATGCTTGCCCAATACGTCGGTTCAGAACAGGGACCAGTCAATGCAACGGAGGAAGAACATGGTGAAATTGATGCCTACATCGGTCATTTTCTTCATCACACACGCGGTAATGTAAACCACTTTACGCTGGAGGAAATGAAGAAGGTAGTTCAAGACGCCGCAGAAGCATTTGAGGTTATCACTGTTCATTTTGTGAAAGAAGAATCTGTACTATTTTTAATGGTTAATAATATCCTCAATATCAAAGAGCAGGATAAACTCTATGAACAATTATATACCTCGATTCTTTAA
- a CDS encoding response regulator — MKIIIADDHAVVRSGFMHILNFQSDMEVVATAADGLEAYALVAKYRPDVLLLDLSMPPGESGLIATGKINEDFPETKILILTMHDDEEYLFHVLKNGASGYVLKNAPDGELLAAIRTVHAGDTYIHPAMTTSLVREFVKKGTEVVEDDPFKILTKREIEVLPLAAKGFGNKEIAEKLYISVKTVEAHKARIMEKLQLKSRPELVEYALRKKLLNF, encoded by the coding sequence ATGAAAATAATTATTGCGGATGACCACGCCGTCGTTCGTAGTGGATTTATGCATATCCTGAATTTCCAAAGTGATATGGAAGTCGTTGCCACTGCCGCAGATGGTCTAGAAGCATATGCTTTAGTCGCAAAGTACCGACCAGATGTATTGCTGTTGGATTTAAGCATGCCTCCCGGAGAGAGCGGTCTAATTGCTACCGGTAAAATTAATGAAGATTTTCCAGAAACAAAAATTCTTATTTTGACAATGCATGATGATGAAGAATATTTATTTCATGTGTTAAAAAATGGAGCATCGGGCTATGTTCTAAAAAATGCGCCCGATGGTGAATTACTTGCCGCAATACGTACAGTTCACGCCGGTGATACGTATATTCATCCTGCTATGACCACTTCACTTGTCCGTGAATTTGTTAAAAAGGGCACGGAAGTGGTTGAAGATGATCCTTTCAAGATCTTAACAAAACGCGAAATTGAAGTTCTTCCGCTTGCGGCAAAAGGGTTTGGAAACAAAGAAATTGCAGAGAAACTATATATTTCTGTTAAGACTGTCGAAGCGCACAAAGCTAGGATTATGGAAAAACTACAGTTGAAAAGCAGGCCTGAACTCGTTGAATATGCGTTACGTAAAAAACTATTAAACTTTTAG
- a CDS encoding sensor histidine kinase produces MQIGSFQLTDLLMKMYDNSAEAIFFFDSAGKVIAMNSTAELIIGAEVLDGMIAGDVKAICMSCKGYTSESELQTCLSCYLVSPQKDFSSFQVYLDTQGKGITPYTASYQTIDEENGIRVFMLRDLTKQYKTQETLNEKTMMKNVIKAQEDERKRLSRELHDSVAQEMLSSLVDLRVLKYMNVDSEVLKKIQQAEGSLMRLLDDIRHLSVELRPATLDDLGLEAAFRTHFKWIEKNYGLIVHFTAELEAKRYEGEIETVVYRICQESILNALKYAETDEVFVRLFERSGNLELSVNDKGAGFDKNKINPIGTGLGLYGMRERAELVNGQFVIQSSIGKGTSVRLEIPLRASEEGEDNK; encoded by the coding sequence ATGCAAATCGGGAGTTTTCAGTTGACAGACTTGTTAATGAAAATGTACGACAATTCAGCTGAGGCCATCTTCTTTTTTGACTCAGCTGGAAAAGTAATTGCTATGAATAGTACAGCGGAACTTATTATAGGTGCGGAAGTACTGGATGGAATGATTGCGGGAGATGTAAAAGCAATTTGCATGTCTTGTAAAGGGTATACAAGTGAATCGGAACTTCAGACATGCCTATCCTGCTATTTGGTAAGTCCACAAAAAGATTTCAGTTCATTTCAAGTTTACCTAGATACGCAAGGCAAAGGAATAACTCCGTACACGGCAAGTTATCAGACCATCGATGAGGAAAATGGAATTCGTGTCTTCATGCTGAGAGATTTGACGAAGCAGTACAAGACACAAGAAACACTTAACGAGAAAACCATGATGAAAAATGTCATTAAAGCACAAGAAGATGAACGCAAGAGGTTGTCGAGGGAATTACATGATAGCGTAGCCCAGGAAATGTTAAGTTCCCTTGTTGACTTGCGTGTGTTGAAATACATGAATGTCGATTCTGAAGTACTCAAAAAGATTCAACAAGCGGAAGGCTCATTGATGCGTTTACTGGATGATATTCGTCACTTGTCTGTTGAGTTACGACCAGCTACTTTAGATGACCTTGGCCTCGAAGCTGCTTTTAGGACACATTTTAAATGGATTGAGAAAAATTATGGATTAATCGTTCATTTTACTGCTGAACTTGAAGCTAAAAGATATGAAGGTGAAATTGAGACAGTTGTCTATCGGATTTGCCAGGAGTCCATTCTCAATGCGCTTAAGTATGCAGAAACGGATGAAGTTTTCGTTCGGTTGTTTGAACGTTCAGGAAACCTTGAATTGAGTGTGAATGATAAGGGTGCAGGATTTGATAAAAATAAAATCAATCCAATTGGTACAGGTCTTGGCCTTTATGGAATGAGAGAACGAGCAGAACTGGTGAATGGCCAGTTCGTTATTCAATCGAGTATTGGTAAAGGTACTTCTGTACGATTGGAAATCCCACTTAGAGCGTCTGAGGAAGGGGAGGATAACAAATGA
- a CDS encoding GAF domain-containing protein, whose protein sequence is MDEQLRFDYQQEIERLQSIFGFDFVALALVESAEMRFVQKWKYVTGNRSNRYKRITLQTGKGVAGHVFKSGKPFFVHDRDLELDSMDLFNYPIIVAEDLKSFGAIPLYKYNRVHGVLLVAYREGKRMTAEEFSGFINHVGLRFGPYYNKEMVKQ, encoded by the coding sequence ATGGATGAACAATTAAGATTTGATTATCAGCAAGAAATAGAACGGTTACAATCGATTTTTGGTTTCGACTTTGTCGCTCTGGCTCTTGTTGAGTCAGCGGAAATGCGTTTCGTCCAGAAATGGAAATACGTAACAGGCAATCGTAGCAACCGATATAAACGTATCACTTTGCAAACTGGAAAAGGTGTTGCAGGGCATGTTTTTAAATCAGGAAAACCATTTTTTGTTCACGATAGAGACCTGGAACTTGATTCAATGGATCTGTTTAACTATCCAATTATTGTTGCAGAAGACTTAAAAAGTTTTGGAGCGATACCTCTTTATAAATATAATCGTGTCCATGGTGTGTTACTTGTAGCTTATCGAGAGGGAAAAAGGATGACTGCAGAAGAATTTTCAGGCTTTATAAATCATGTCGGCCTGAGATTCGGTCCGTATTATAATAAGGAGATGGTAAAACAGTGA
- the narI gene encoding respiratory nitrate reductase subunit gamma, with protein MANQFLWVIFPYLCMATFVVGHIFRYRNDQFGWTAKSSEFIEKKQLMIGSLLFHIGIMPVIAGHVVGLAVPKEWTQALGVSDHMYHMGAVWGGGFFGVVTFAGMFILTYRRFALKSVRKLSSASDLIVNSLLLFIVFIGMYSVIATSITQPEFDYRSSISIWFRSLLIFRPEGAYMIGVPLAFQLHVLSGFLIFAMWPFTRLVHVWSVPLNYVGRSYILYRRHREN; from the coding sequence ATGGCTAATCAATTTCTATGGGTCATTTTCCCTTATCTGTGTATGGCAACATTTGTTGTAGGGCATATTTTCAGATACCGGAACGACCAGTTTGGCTGGACTGCAAAATCAAGTGAATTTATAGAAAAGAAACAACTGATGATAGGTAGTTTACTGTTCCATATTGGCATCATGCCTGTAATAGCGGGCCATGTCGTGGGGCTTGCTGTCCCGAAGGAATGGACGCAAGCACTTGGTGTTAGTGATCATATGTATCATATGGGCGCTGTTTGGGGTGGAGGATTTTTTGGTGTCGTCACATTTGCGGGGATGTTTATTTTAACATATCGCCGTTTTGCATTAAAAAGCGTACGTAAGTTGTCATCTGCATCAGACTTAATCGTCAACTCTCTATTGCTGTTCATCGTATTCATCGGTATGTACAGTGTAATTGCAACTAGTATTACACAGCCAGAATTTGATTACCGAAGTTCAATTTCAATATGGTTCCGTTCCTTGCTGATTTTTCGACCGGAAGGTGCCTATATGATAGGTGTACCACTGGCATTTCAGCTTCATGTTTTATCTGGGTTCCTCATTTTTGCAATGTGGCCGTTTACCAGATTGGTTCACGTCTGGAGTGTACCGTTGAATTATGTAGGAAGAAGCTATATCCTGTATAGAAGGCACCGTGAAAACTAA
- the narJ gene encoding nitrate reductase molybdenum cofactor assembly chaperone, giving the protein MIDLQKLYNEKHTFGFFAQQLTYPEKINFHPSVMEESVDSSHPAYVHIKTYWELMHDYSFDDIQEMYTYTFDFQTDSTLFMTYVKYQDAKDRGQMLAKLKVLYEMFGLNMPDGELSDFLPLMCEFIYACEWIGDPRAEQSFGMLLAVLEDGTYHLLKALEKYNSPYFHLIKGMRVTFKSCARQEAPTNG; this is encoded by the coding sequence GTGATTGATCTGCAGAAGCTGTATAACGAAAAACACACATTTGGCTTCTTCGCACAGCAACTTACGTACCCGGAAAAGATAAACTTTCATCCGTCAGTCATGGAAGAGTCAGTTGACTCTTCCCATCCGGCGTATGTGCATATTAAAACTTACTGGGAGTTAATGCATGACTACAGCTTTGATGATATCCAGGAAATGTATACATATACGTTTGATTTCCAAACGGATTCAACGCTGTTCATGACTTACGTAAAGTATCAGGATGCGAAAGATCGCGGTCAAATGCTTGCTAAATTAAAAGTGCTTTATGAAATGTTTGGCCTGAATATGCCAGACGGTGAACTTTCCGACTTCTTGCCGCTTATGTGTGAATTTATCTACGCATGCGAATGGATAGGTGACCCGAGGGCAGAACAAAGTTTTGGTATGTTACTCGCTGTTTTGGAAGACGGAACATATCATCTGTTAAAAGCGCTGGAGAAATATAATAGTCCCTATTTCCATCTAATTAAGGGGATGAGGGTAACCTTTAAGTCATGTGCTCGTCAGGAGGCGCCTACAAATGGCTAA
- the narH gene encoding nitrate reductase subunit beta: protein MKIKAQVAMVMNLDKCIGCHTCSVTCKTTWTNREGAEYMWFNNVETKPGIGYPKRWEDQELYKGGWQINKKGKLELKSGSKLSKIALGKIFYNPDMPEMKDYYEPWTYDYEKLTSAPDSKHTPVARAKSVVTGEYIDLEWGPNWEDQLAGAHITGPMDPNIEKIEEEIKFNFEQAFMMYLPRLCEHCLNPSCVASCPSGAIYKRDEDGIVLVDQEACRGWRYCMTGCPYKKVYFNWKTNKAEKCTFCFPRIESGLPTVCSETCTGRIRYLGVLLYDADRVLEAASTPNEKDLYKAQIDLFLDPNDPEVIAQARKDGISEEWIEGAQNSPVYKLAIEYKLAFPLHPEYRTLPMVWYVPPLSPIMNYFEGKDSIKNPDMIFPAIEEMRIPIQYLANMLTAGDTETVKGALQRMAMMRSYMRAMSSGKEFDESRLERVGLTAHQTKSMYRLLAIAKYEDRFVIPTAHKEGHMNAYRSQGSEGYVEMGDYSMGTSESPYNYAGIKQEDSSCDGCGTQPQVKSGKEIYEENFYGGIWRD, encoded by the coding sequence TTGAAAATTAAAGCACAAGTTGCAATGGTAATGAATCTGGATAAATGTATTGGCTGCCATACATGTAGTGTTACGTGTAAAACGACGTGGACAAACCGTGAAGGTGCAGAGTATATGTGGTTTAATAACGTCGAAACAAAACCGGGGATAGGCTATCCAAAACGCTGGGAAGACCAGGAGCTTTATAAAGGCGGATGGCAAATTAATAAAAAAGGTAAACTCGAATTGAAATCCGGTTCGAAGCTATCAAAAATTGCTCTAGGGAAGATTTTCTATAACCCGGATATGCCTGAAATGAAGGACTATTACGAACCATGGACATATGACTATGAAAAACTGACTTCGGCACCAGACAGTAAACATACGCCCGTTGCTCGTGCAAAGTCTGTTGTGACAGGAGAATACATTGATCTAGAATGGGGCCCAAACTGGGAAGACCAACTTGCTGGGGCTCACATTACGGGACCAATGGATCCTAATATTGAAAAGATAGAAGAAGAAATTAAATTTAACTTTGAACAAGCATTTATGATGTACTTGCCAAGACTCTGTGAGCACTGTCTCAATCCGAGTTGTGTGGCATCCTGTCCATCAGGCGCCATCTACAAACGCGATGAAGATGGAATCGTCCTCGTAGACCAAGAAGCGTGTCGAGGCTGGCGTTATTGCATGACCGGTTGTCCATACAAGAAAGTCTACTTTAACTGGAAAACAAATAAAGCCGAGAAATGTACATTCTGTTTCCCGAGGATTGAGTCGGGACTACCAACGGTTTGTTCTGAAACGTGTACAGGCAGAATCCGTTATCTTGGTGTTCTTTTATATGACGCAGATCGCGTTTTAGAAGCGGCTTCTACACCGAACGAAAAAGATTTGTACAAAGCGCAAATTGATTTATTCCTCGATCCAAATGATCCGGAAGTTATTGCTCAGGCTAGAAAAGATGGTATTTCCGAAGAATGGATTGAAGGCGCACAAAATTCACCGGTTTATAAACTAGCAATTGAATATAAACTTGCCTTCCCGCTTCACCCTGAATACCGCACGTTGCCGATGGTATGGTATGTCCCGCCATTGAGCCCAATCATGAACTATTTTGAAGGTAAAGACTCGATTAAGAATCCTGATATGATTTTCCCAGCAATTGAGGAAATGCGTATTCCGATTCAGTATCTCGCAAATATGCTTACAGCAGGAGATACCGAAACAGTGAAAGGTGCACTGCAAAGAATGGCAATGATGCGTTCATACATGCGTGCCATGTCATCTGGTAAAGAATTCGATGAATCACGTCTAGAACGTGTCGGTCTGACTGCTCATCAAACGAAGTCAATGTACAGACTTCTGGCGATTGCAAAGTACGAAGATCGCTTTGTTATCCCGACAGCACATAAAGAAGGTCATATGAATGCATACCGTTCACAAGGATCTGAAGGCTATGTGGAAATGGGCGACTACAGTATGGGTACTTCAGAAAGTCCATACAACTACGCAGGTATAAAACAAGAAGATAGTAGCTGTGATGGTTGTGGTACACAACCACAAGTGAAGTCAGGTAAAGAAATTTACGAAGAGAACTTTTACGGGGGGATTTGGCGTGATTGA